In Myxococcales bacterium, one DNA window encodes the following:
- a CDS encoding RluA family pseudouridine synthase, protein MDSIKERIAVEKNDEGLRLDMFVSEKISGISRSRAGALILNGDVTVSGEIKKPAFKVKDGDVVEVLIPPPKSSEGFAQDIPLDVIYEDDDVIVVNKPAGMVVHPAAGHRDGTLVNALLAHCKNLSGIGGKIRAGIVHRLDVGTSGTIVAAKNDAAHNSLSNQFKSRKVKKIYLALVYGSMQGDKGFFDSPIGRSQRDRKKFSSRSRIGRQALTEWRVVERFYKHLTLVEVTLHTGRTHQIRVHFAEGSHPLVGDPVYGGEKKIKRLTKSQLMEAVASFSRPALHAWKLGFYHPKSGEFMEFESEIAKDFASMLCSLRNLCSGGR, encoded by the coding sequence ATGGACTCCATAAAAGAGAGGATTGCTGTTGAAAAAAACGACGAAGGGCTTCGTCTGGATATGTTTGTGTCCGAAAAAATTTCCGGCATATCTCGCTCAAGAGCTGGCGCCCTGATTTTAAACGGCGACGTAACTGTTTCGGGGGAGATAAAAAAGCCTGCATTCAAGGTCAAAGATGGGGATGTGGTCGAGGTTTTGATTCCTCCGCCTAAATCTTCCGAAGGTTTTGCACAGGATATACCTCTCGATGTTATATATGAGGATGATGATGTTATAGTCGTGAATAAGCCAGCAGGAATGGTCGTTCATCCTGCGGCGGGCCACAGGGATGGCACCCTCGTGAACGCTCTGCTGGCACACTGCAAAAATCTTTCCGGGATAGGCGGTAAAATACGCGCCGGCATAGTTCATAGGCTGGATGTCGGTACGAGCGGAACCATAGTTGCTGCAAAAAACGATGCAGCGCACAATTCGCTTTCAAATCAGTTCAAATCTAGAAAGGTAAAAAAAATTTATCTGGCGCTTGTGTATGGATCAATGCAGGGGGATAAGGGGTTTTTCGATTCTCCGATAGGAAGGTCTCAAAGAGACAGAAAGAAATTTTCGTCGAGGAGCAGGATTGGGAGGCAGGCCCTCACAGAATGGAGAGTTGTCGAAAGGTTTTATAAACATCTGACCCTCGTTGAGGTCACCCTTCATACCGGTCGCACTCACCAGATACGCGTTCATTTTGCCGAAGGTTCTCACCCTCTCGTCGGTGATCCGGTTTATGGGGGTGAAAAAAAGATAAAGCGTCTTACGAAGAGTCAACTTATGGAAGCCGTCGCATCCTTTTCGAGGCCTGCGCTTCATGCCTGGAAGCTTGGATTTTATCACCCTAAAT